In a single window of the Nodularia spumigena CCY9414 genome:
- a CDS encoding DNA cytosine methyltransferase — MQNIRFTFIDLFAGIGGFKMALSNNGGHSLGFSEINQDAIKTYCDNFQIEPSYNLGDITKIKELPPHDLLTAGVPCQSWSIAGKNLGFDDDRGQLWNDTIYLLQQSQPKAFIFENVKGLVDPRNKQSLAYILERIAKAGYYAKYFVINSFDYGVPQNRIRVYIIGFHKQEYLEKFALPKQTDKKRKLGDILGITSEQKIDNQVIERDIFGNIISSKSMSLSHTNGFNDYFLFNDLRNGHTTIHSWDIIETTERQKNICLLLLKNRRKSNYGQLDGNPLSLEHFQSLDSSITQAEIDELVTLKILKSEEYRFMIIQSNIQDDIKSLTKDEEILLSFTTNGEIIIDNLKIQKVFKLEKISIQKTIDSLKQKHIIECVEIRYDFKNTKISTGLFGVSRIFLPTSDIFPTLVASDTNDFITLKTIAAINHDNFKKKFIKEVYEPREFRKITKSEACLIQGFPHDFKLPESRARWMKLIGNSVSVPVIDKLCKAIIDTGIFKINSIL, encoded by the coding sequence ATGCAGAATATAAGATTTACTTTTATTGACCTGTTTGCGGGAATTGGTGGATTTAAAATGGCATTAAGTAATAATGGTGGTCATTCTTTAGGATTTAGCGAAATAAACCAAGATGCTATAAAGACATATTGTGATAACTTTCAAATTGAACCAAGTTATAACTTAGGAGATATTACCAAAATTAAAGAATTACCACCCCATGATTTATTAACTGCTGGAGTTCCTTGTCAAAGCTGGTCAATTGCAGGTAAAAATCTAGGTTTTGATGATGATAGAGGACAATTATGGAACGATACAATTTATTTACTACAACAATCACAACCCAAAGCATTTATCTTTGAAAATGTCAAAGGATTAGTTGATCCTCGGAATAAGCAATCTTTAGCATACATCCTAGAAAGAATAGCAAAAGCAGGATATTATGCTAAGTATTTTGTTATTAACTCCTTTGATTATGGTGTACCACAAAATAGAATCCGTGTATATATAATTGGATTTCATAAACAAGAGTATTTAGAAAAGTTCGCTTTACCAAAACAAACCGATAAAAAACGCAAACTTGGCGATATATTAGGTATTACATCAGAGCAAAAAATAGATAACCAGGTTATTGAGAGGGACATATTTGGTAATATTATTTCCTCTAAAAGTATGAGTCTTTCACATACCAACGGATTTAATGATTACTTTTTATTTAATGACCTGAGAAATGGTCATACCACAATACACTCATGGGATATTATTGAAACTACTGAAAGACAGAAAAATATTTGTTTATTACTACTTAAAAACAGACGCAAAAGTAATTACGGACAATTAGACGGAAACCCATTATCATTAGAACATTTTCAAAGTCTAGATTCATCAATTACACAAGCAGAAATTGATGAACTGGTAACATTAAAAATTTTAAAATCAGAAGAATATCGTTTTATGATCATACAGTCTAATATTCAAGATGATATTAAGAGTTTGACTAAAGATGAAGAAATACTACTTTCATTTACAACTAATGGAGAAATAATAATTGATAATTTAAAAATCCAAAAAGTGTTTAAATTAGAAAAAATATCAATCCAAAAAACAATTGATTCTCTCAAACAAAAGCATATTATTGAGTGTGTGGAAATTCGCTATGATTTTAAAAATACGAAAATAAGTACAGGATTATTTGGTGTTAGTCGTATTTTTTTGCCAACTTCTGATATTTTCCCAACTTTAGTGGCCAGTGATACAAATGATTTTATCACCTTAAAAACAATTGCAGCTATAAATCATGATAATTTTAAAAAAAAATTCATCAAAGAAGTTTATGAACCAAGAGAATTTAGAAAAATTACTAAAAGCGAAGCCTGTTTAATACAGGGATTTCCCCATGATTTTAAATTACCAGAGTCTAGAGCAAGATGGATGAAACTAATTGGAAATAGTGTTTCAGTCCCCGTCATTGATAAATTGTGCAAAGCTATTATTGATACTGGTATCTTTAAAATTAATAGTATTTTGTAG
- a CDS encoding TIGR03985 family CRISPR-associated protein, with protein MLQAIRSPTPQILHWLAAGQLANRFHRAIRHWWILNQLYGSDGQWGHYLPKYFTYSQLRDRLFAETHPKSEKLNPPEITAKCRDLTCICHRTCVEILEKSGLHISENQWQTEILQLSGINPQHLQEQLQQRPFATVHRSLRDDLKQLTHLGWLRKVNQGQYQCLPQTELPTPPEIAIAQPKFIQLSIPQTWELLHVLESVAFVQPNLNLIVENLWEQITHNSTSPLTQAPQQRIFLHLDYILSTETQDQVDNYQEQIEQLWRKIPGGVVQFEYWVTAENKVPVTVYPVCLHYLRRAKYLSAYGLDPHNNIAWHNYRLDRIASQKLKVLAWGDPAVPKPLKQMWYTGELPTPDYIQTELDAAWGFNFYLQREFLILRFPPAFASRYVDNTFRHPSFCAIPYENLPKQIVQNIPETQQQKVLEILQQKPDSDAYYIGWIRTGDINVLMRLRDWRPNGEVIAPLSIRQQLRKEAIQELSNYQD; from the coding sequence ATGCTGCAAGCCATCCGTTCTCCCACACCGCAAATTTTACACTGGTTAGCAGCCGGACAACTAGCTAACCGCTTCCACCGCGCCATTAGACACTGGTGGATATTAAATCAACTATATGGCAGCGATGGACAATGGGGACATTATCTACCCAAATATTTTACCTATTCTCAACTGCGCGATCGCCTATTTGCCGAAACTCACCCCAAAAGCGAAAAACTCAACCCCCCAGAAATCACCGCCAAATGTCGGGATCTCACCTGTATTTGCCATCGCACCTGTGTAGAAATCCTAGAAAAATCAGGACTGCACATATCTGAAAACCAATGGCAAACAGAAATATTACAACTAAGCGGCATCAATCCGCAACACCTCCAGGAACAACTACAGCAACGACCATTTGCTACAGTCCACCGTTCCCTCAGAGACGACCTTAAACAGCTAACTCATTTGGGATGGTTGCGAAAAGTCAATCAAGGACAATACCAATGTCTACCCCAAACAGAACTACCCACACCCCCAGAAATTGCCATCGCCCAACCCAAATTTATCCAACTTTCCATACCCCAAACCTGGGAACTGCTGCACGTTTTAGAATCAGTCGCCTTTGTCCAACCCAACTTAAACCTGATAGTCGAGAACCTCTGGGAACAAATCACCCATAACTCAACCTCACCACTAACTCAAGCGCCGCAACAGCGAATATTTTTACACCTAGACTATATCCTTTCCACAGAAACCCAAGACCAAGTAGATAACTACCAGGAACAAATAGAACAACTGTGGCGAAAAATTCCCGGTGGCGTAGTGCAATTTGAATATTGGGTAACAGCAGAAAACAAAGTCCCAGTGACAGTTTACCCTGTTTGCCTGCATTATCTTCGCCGTGCCAAATACCTCAGCGCCTATGGTTTAGACCCCCACAACAATATAGCCTGGCATAATTATCGTCTCGACCGCATCGCCTCGCAAAAACTAAAGGTTTTAGCCTGGGGAGATCCTGCTGTTCCCAAACCATTAAAACAAATGTGGTATACAGGCGAATTACCCACACCAGACTACATTCAAACCGAATTAGATGCAGCTTGGGGATTCAACTTTTACCTCCAACGAGAATTCCTCATCCTGCGTTTTCCCCCCGCTTTTGCTAGTAGATATGTAGACAATACTTTTCGCCATCCTTCTTTTTGTGCAATTCCTTACGAAAACTTACCCAAACAGATAGTGCAGAATATCCCAGAAACTCAACAGCAAAAGGTTTTAGAGATATTGCAACAAAAACCAGATAGTGATGCTTATTATATAGGTTGGATACGCACTGGAGATATTAACGTTTTGATGCGTCTGCGAGACTGGCGACCAAATGGTGAAGTAATCGCCCCATTATCAATTCGGCAACAATTACGAAAAGAAGCAATACAAGAATTGTCTAATTATCAAGACTGA
- a CDS encoding cytochrome b/b6 domain-containing protein: protein MSRSAPYQPLLLRILHGISGILVITAIITGFLVYNTFDQRFGKIPLPKIEPIQDIHGTVALCFLLLLPAFALYSFHAGEKRLLQPDSLQKLTQVGKPIWWVSLQRIVNTLMLIASVLAVISGRMMKEEWLPIGELDHLWYYFHLIAWVIIVCCLAIHLLMSAKVGGAPLLLSMWSGKFRPGDSPRNWYSRLRTWSSNFSQNFSAGINQLIESNFSLRIIEVFVLLGIIAAFVLPLFFSGVEK, encoded by the coding sequence ATGAGTCGTTCAGCCCCTTATCAGCCTTTGTTGTTAAGAATTCTGCATGGCATCAGTGGAATTTTAGTAATTACGGCAATCATTACCGGATTTTTAGTTTACAACACATTCGACCAAAGATTTGGCAAAATTCCCCTTCCCAAAATTGAGCCAATTCAAGATATTCACGGAACTGTGGCTTTATGTTTCTTACTTTTATTACCAGCCTTCGCACTCTATAGCTTTCATGCTGGAGAAAAGCGCCTATTACAACCAGACTCTCTACAAAAACTCACACAGGTTGGTAAACCAATTTGGTGGGTGAGTCTGCAACGTATTGTTAATACTCTAATGCTGATTGCCTCAGTTTTGGCGGTGATATCTGGCAGAATGATGAAGGAAGAATGGCTACCTATAGGTGAACTTGATCACTTATGGTATTATTTCCATCTCATAGCTTGGGTGATTATAGTTTGTTGTTTAGCCATTCATCTTTTGATGTCTGCTAAGGTGGGTGGTGCGCCGTTGTTACTATCAATGTGGTCAGGGAAATTCCGCCCAGGAGATAGTCCGAGAAATTGGTATAGTCGTTTGCGTACTTGGTCGAGTAATTTTTCCCAGAATTTTAGTGCTGGAATTAATCAGTTAATAGAGAGTAATTTTTCACTGAGAATTATTGAGGTTTTTGTGTTGCTGGGAATTATCGCAGCATTTGTGTTACCACTGTTTTTCTCTGGGGTTGAAAAATAA
- a CDS encoding Uma2 family endonuclease — translation MKLQTTTQEIKIVKAYYTPEEYLELEAKADDKNEFRDGEIIPVTGGTTNHNKLALNLATSLNLALFDLEYEVYIGDVKLWIPRYRQFTYPDVMVIEGEPVYYTTNTTTVTNPLLIAEVLSKSTKDYDQGDKFLYYRSIPEFKEYILIDQTQYYVMQYVKTPENQWILTEYDTESAKLNLSTINLELSLKQLYKKVNFAENIDFSQTPSQS, via the coding sequence ATGAAATTGCAAACTACTACCCAAGAAATTAAAATAGTTAAAGCTTACTACACCCCAGAAGAATATTTAGAACTAGAAGCAAAAGCTGATGATAAAAATGAATTTCGAGATGGAGAAATTATTCCTGTGACTGGGGGAACTACCAATCATAATAAGTTGGCGTTAAATCTAGCAACTAGCTTAAATTTAGCATTATTTGATTTAGAATATGAAGTTTATATCGGTGATGTGAAATTGTGGATACCACGCTATCGGCAGTTTACCTATCCTGATGTCATGGTAATTGAGGGTGAACCTGTTTATTACACTACAAATACTACAACGGTGACAAATCCTTTATTAATTGCTGAAGTTTTATCCAAATCTACCAAAGATTATGACCAGGGGGATAAATTTCTCTATTATCGCTCAATTCCTGAGTTTAAAGAATATATTTTAATTGACCAAACTCAATATTATGTGATGCAGTATGTCAAGACTCCTGAAAACCAATGGATTTTGACTGAATATGACACAGAAAGTGCTAAGTTAAATCTGTCAACAATTAATTTAGAATTGTCTTTAAAGCAATTATATAAAAAAGTTAATTTTGCTGAAAATATAGATTTTTCTCAAACACCCTCTCAGTCTTGA
- a CDS encoding type II toxin-antitoxin system HicB family antitoxin, whose product MMKYKGYEAIVEFDDEAEIFHGEVVNVRDVITFQGDNVKDLKQAFQDSIADYLDFCRERGEEPEKPFSGKFMLRINPNLHKSIAIQARKEGRSLNSWVEKCLSMYANEQV is encoded by the coding sequence ATGATGAAGTATAAAGGATATGAGGCGATAGTTGAGTTTGATGATGAGGCGGAAATATTTCATGGTGAGGTCGTCAACGTTCGGGATGTAATTACATTTCAAGGTGATAACGTCAAAGATTTAAAGCAAGCATTCCAAGATTCAATTGCAGATTACCTTGATTTTTGCCGAGAACGTGGCGAGGAACCTGAAAAGCCTTTTTCTGGTAAGTTTATGCTGAGAATTAACCCTAATTTACATAAATCTATTGCTATTCAAGCCCGGAAAGAAGGTCGCAGTCTTAATTCTTGGGTGGAAAAATGTTTGTCTATGTATGCTAATGAGCAAGTTTAA
- a CDS encoding mechanosensitive ion channel family protein: MNAEISALLDRVQKMANDFIILLPNIVLGLFVFTIFVIVGRSIKRLVRRLTSHRTYARNLGMVLGRLAQGTTVLVGLFISLSIVFPSLKASDLVQLLGISGVAIGFAFRDILQNFLAGILILLTEPFQINDQIVFKNFEGTVENIETRATTIRTYDGRRIVIPNSELFTNSVTVNTAFENRRLEYDVGVGYGDDLDWTKQLMLEAMHSVDVVLKDPPPDVLVMELAENSVNIRARWWIQPPRWSDALDSRDQVISAIKQKLYVENGIDLPYPTRQILFHDQTEETDGDRTRQREGWPSGKNKVPKPRSIGGSLQRLAQLQDRNGKVDAHERNHES, translated from the coding sequence ATGAATGCAGAGATATCGGCACTTTTGGACAGGGTGCAGAAAATGGCTAACGATTTCATTATTCTGCTACCCAATATTGTGCTAGGGTTGTTTGTTTTTACAATCTTTGTAATTGTCGGGAGATCAATCAAGCGACTAGTGAGACGCTTAACTAGCCACCGCACCTATGCGCGCAATTTGGGTATGGTGCTGGGGAGGTTGGCACAAGGTACTACAGTTTTGGTGGGTTTGTTTATTTCTTTATCCATTGTCTTTCCCTCACTCAAAGCATCAGATTTGGTGCAATTGCTGGGAATCAGTGGGGTAGCAATCGGTTTTGCTTTTCGCGATATTCTGCAAAACTTTTTAGCGGGAATTCTAATCCTACTCACTGAACCGTTCCAAATCAATGACCAAATTGTTTTTAAGAATTTTGAAGGTACGGTAGAAAATATTGAAACACGAGCGACAACTATTAGAACTTACGATGGTCGGCGAATTGTGATTCCCAACTCCGAACTGTTTACCAATTCGGTAACTGTAAATACCGCCTTTGAGAATCGGCGCTTAGAATATGATGTCGGCGTTGGCTATGGTGATGACCTGGACTGGACAAAGCAGTTGATGCTAGAAGCTATGCATAGTGTAGATGTTGTGTTAAAAGACCCGCCTCCTGATGTCCTGGTGATGGAACTTGCCGAAAATAGTGTGAATATCCGGGCGCGATGGTGGATTCAACCACCCCGATGGTCAGATGCTCTAGATTCACGGGATCAAGTCATCTCTGCAATCAAGCAAAAGCTGTATGTGGAAAATGGCATTGATTTACCATATCCTACCAGACAAATTTTATTCCACGACCAAACCGAAGAAACAGATGGCGATCGCACTCGTCAGCGAGAAGGTTGGCCATCTGGTAAAAACAAAGTCCCTAAACCCCGTAGCATTGGCGGTTCACTGCAAAGATTAGCCCAATTGCAAGACCGTAATGGCAAGGTAGATGCTCACGAAAGAAATCATGAATCATGA
- a CDS encoding virulence factor SrfB, giving the protein MAVEIRLVPNFQVRAKENEYLELPTIQLVAAGDNVPHIARINCIVTGTPEELAVQIKKAYKPFDSVTPKISQIGQLEQYPCKLERPLIEPINCTLEVIVEYFDSDTLGDPLLSEPRQTGASCYLWSPIIFEEEIIDSEPVSSPIEISKYIEKKIIQKPQKRFPGWFALDFGTSNSTVTLFDPIEVPIAEILPKEQEIRLRDRMVEWLSSPASVALPDVNPHDWDKFIADISKNLEIEPHRLREVFESDQKERFLEAIRQVELCLGNSDKFRRAASKKLYQIYHEVFRVPTLESQNLIPVVLDINRRDTEIPSELEISSLTDLQLRMGREARDNRKKAIAQGTSVSLKEIISRFHHSPKRYFGQDRTFPVILDDQEETINVNELIQAAWAHLIDLTEDYRQRARRRFSEGDFLTAVVTYPTVAPPLVRKEVKELVEQLGIDDVQTAYDEAVSVAIFFLWREFGGNLNIGIESFKTRCRQIENKWSQNVLVLDIGGGTTDLALIELTLEDKTPNFAEHEDRGLGGRYYKLTPKLLGSSGHLQLGGELITLRIFRLLKVAIADFLLTAITTGDIESEKLEDLINTELNERFLEQGKFQSGSLLKCLDKENPDGDAAYKDALDTAEKVLPTRWQQAPQRLQTFYTLWDYAEAAKLKLGQKPPADHPLLTFLISEAQISELLTQSAIKFQIRNPDNVCVIIDSQQFERAASSTIKEGIGIAKGLMESRLGFQDQNIDTWNTHKVDWLILSGKTCNLDLVQRHIYQEFSNSPYFVWNPERITFVLEFTKLATSAGACYAEKLRRLRFDPEESKELLRKGANQLEIDVKNLFYYLPCNFKRKTQSNELLPIFKAGQELYQITPSETAAKVRTEWQGIQLTNIIYRQDYEEGDLRLWGSFDGKNLMKKLGMQEAEFLKKIKVQFEIDQTLQFNVLLCQGNPHYLIDVPGIDVGAALLAASETSALFADGKLKWNIAVAGPKHNLNDGDIAVNVIESATVDQPNAYHLVFEVDKHDSKFLREFHYLHNSEQQSQNGLVSNPLPPFPQTSQHTFYIYQTDTTTNSKKWIRIGALSKPDIATDYPCKYCVTLDQKGILRMHAGEVPYWTSTSQECLKQAGCVYRAELELQPNEVDKERDPFCGIH; this is encoded by the coding sequence ATGGCTGTTGAAATTCGGCTTGTACCCAATTTTCAAGTGCGTGCTAAAGAAAACGAATATTTGGAATTACCTACTATTCAATTGGTAGCGGCTGGTGATAACGTCCCTCACATTGCTAGAATTAATTGTATTGTTACTGGAACGCCAGAGGAATTAGCTGTTCAAATTAAAAAAGCATATAAACCTTTTGATTCTGTAACTCCTAAAATTTCTCAAATTGGGCAGTTAGAGCAATACCCTTGTAAATTAGAGCGCCCTTTAATCGAACCAATTAACTGCACTTTGGAAGTAATTGTTGAGTATTTCGATTCTGATACTTTAGGCGACCCCCTACTATCTGAACCTCGACAAACTGGTGCTTCTTGCTATCTGTGGTCTCCCATAATTTTTGAAGAAGAAATAATTGATAGTGAGCCTGTTAGTAGCCCTATAGAAATTAGTAAATATATTGAAAAGAAAATCATTCAAAAACCACAGAAAAGGTTTCCGGGATGGTTTGCATTAGATTTTGGCACATCCAATTCTACAGTTACACTCTTTGACCCCATTGAAGTCCCCATCGCCGAAATTTTACCCAAAGAACAAGAAATCCGCTTGCGCGATCGCATGGTAGAATGGTTAAGTTCTCCCGCATCGGTGGCTTTACCTGATGTCAATCCTCACGACTGGGACAAGTTTATTGCTGACATTAGTAAAAACTTGGAAATTGAACCCCATCGGCTGCGAGAAGTTTTTGAAAGTGATCAAAAAGAAAGATTTTTAGAAGCGATTCGCCAAGTGGAATTATGTCTAGGTAACAGCGACAAATTCCGCCGGGCTGCAAGTAAAAAACTATATCAAATCTACCATGAAGTTTTTCGTGTCCCTACCTTAGAATCACAAAATTTAATCCCCGTTGTCTTAGATATTAATCGTCGGGATACAGAAATTCCCAGCGAATTAGAAATTTCTAGTTTGACAGATTTACAATTGCGGATGGGTAGGGAAGCTAGAGATAACAGAAAAAAAGCCATAGCTCAAGGAACAAGCGTTTCTTTAAAAGAAATTATCAGCAGATTTCACCACTCACCCAAGCGCTATTTTGGACAAGATCGCACATTCCCAGTAATTCTGGATGATCAAGAAGAGACAATTAATGTTAACGAACTCATCCAAGCCGCATGGGCGCATTTAATCGACTTAACTGAAGATTACCGCCAACGCGCTAGACGCAGATTTTCTGAGGGAGATTTCCTCACAGCCGTTGTCACCTATCCCACCGTCGCACCGCCATTAGTGCGTAAAGAAGTTAAGGAATTAGTCGAACAATTGGGCATTGATGACGTACAAACCGCTTATGATGAAGCCGTTTCAGTCGCCATATTCTTTTTGTGGCGAGAATTTGGCGGAAATCTCAACATTGGGATTGAATCATTTAAAACTCGTTGTCGTCAAATCGAAAATAAATGGTCACAAAATGTCCTGGTTTTGGATATTGGCGGGGGAACTACAGACTTAGCTTTAATTGAATTGACTTTAGAAGATAAAACTCCTAATTTTGCAGAACATGAAGATAGAGGTTTAGGAGGACGTTACTATAAATTGACTCCGAAACTATTAGGTTCTTCGGGACATTTGCAGTTAGGCGGTGAATTAATTACCCTGAGAATATTTAGATTATTGAAAGTGGCGATCGCTGATTTTCTCTTAACAGCAATAACCACAGGTGACATCGAAAGCGAAAAGCTAGAAGATTTAATTAACACCGAATTAAACGAGCGTTTTTTAGAACAAGGAAAATTCCAAAGCGGCAGCCTATTAAAATGTTTAGATAAAGAAAATCCAGACGGTGACGCTGCATATAAAGATGCCCTAGATACAGCCGAGAAAGTATTACCAACCCGATGGCAACAAGCACCCCAACGGCTACAAACCTTTTATACACTCTGGGATTATGCCGAAGCTGCTAAACTCAAACTTGGGCAAAAGCCACCAGCCGATCATCCTCTGTTAACTTTTCTGATTTCTGAAGCACAAATTTCAGAATTACTAACTCAAAGTGCCATAAAATTCCAAATTAGAAATCCCGATAATGTTTGCGTAATTATAGACAGTCAACAATTTGAACGCGCCGCTTCTTCCACCATTAAAGAAGGAATTGGTATCGCTAAAGGACTCATGGAAAGTCGCTTAGGTTTCCAAGATCAAAACATAGATACTTGGAACACACATAAAGTTGATTGGTTGATTTTATCTGGCAAAACTTGTAACCTAGATTTAGTGCAGCGCCACATCTACCAAGAATTTAGTAACTCTCCTTATTTCGTCTGGAACCCAGAAAGAATTACCTTTGTTTTGGAATTTACTAAATTAGCCACCTCAGCCGGTGCTTGCTACGCCGAGAAACTGCGAAGGCTCAGATTTGACCCAGAAGAATCCAAAGAATTGCTACGCAAAGGCGCAAATCAGTTAGAAATAGATGTCAAAAATCTATTTTATTATCTACCTTGTAACTTCAAACGCAAAACCCAAAGCAACGAACTTTTACCCATATTTAAAGCCGGACAAGAACTTTATCAAATCACACCTTCAGAAACAGCCGCCAAAGTGCGGACAGAATGGCAAGGGATACAATTAACTAATATTATTTACCGCCAAGATTATGAAGAAGGAGACTTACGACTGTGGGGTAGTTTTGACGGTAAAAACCTGATGAAAAAACTCGGAATGCAAGAAGCCGAGTTTCTCAAAAAAATCAAAGTCCAATTTGAAATTGACCAAACTCTGCAATTTAACGTCTTACTTTGTCAAGGAAATCCCCATTATTTAATTGACGTTCCCGGTATTGATGTAGGTGCAGCACTATTAGCAGCTTCCGAAACCTCAGCCCTATTTGCTGATGGTAAATTAAAGTGGAATATTGCGGTAGCAGGACCGAAACACAACTTAAATGATGGTGATATTGCTGTTAACGTCATCGAGTCTGCAACCGTAGATCAACCAAATGCCTATCATTTAGTTTTTGAAGTAGACAAACATGATAGTAAATTTCTGCGCGAATTTCACTATTTACACAATAGCGAACAGCAATCACAAAACGGTTTAGTAAGTAATCCTTTACCGCCCTTTCCCCAAACCAGTCAGCACACTTTTTATATTTATCAAACAGATACCACAACTAACAGCAAAAAATGGATACGAATTGGTGCATTAAGTAAACCCGATATCGCCACAGATTACCCTTGTAAATATTGTGTAACTCTTGATCAAAAAGGTATTCTCAGAATGCACGCCGGAGAAGTTCCCTATTGGACATCAACAAGCCAAGAATGTCTCAAACAAGCAGGATGTGTTTATCGGGCTGAATTAGAATTGCAACCTAATGAAGTTGATAAAGAACGCGATCCTTTTTGCGGCATACATTAA
- a CDS encoding DUF2254 domain-containing protein — translation MNNVKLSKLWDALHTSYWFLPGILALSAVILAFTMLSLDRTIGFDDWDWIYTGGPDGAREVLSAIAGSMVSVAATAFSITIVALQLASANFGPRLLRNFMRDTGNQIVLGTFIATFIYSLLVLRAIYGMGYNLFIPHLSVTVGIVLAILSIAVLIYFIHHASTIIQASQVIKSVSEDLDKAIDRLFPEKIGVNPPTNQLHLGEIPPDFELQAYPIKANSNGYLQAINDEKIMEIACKYNLLIHVKSRPGKFVIKGSELVMVWPGERVNRKLNHRLQKTFILGRERTEHQDVEFPLQQLVEIALRAISPGINDPFTAIRCIDRLSAGLCHLVQRQFPSPYRYDDHNQLRVIAKPVTFEGIVAQAFNQIRQNSRTDVAVTIHLLKAIALIANCTHNGQYQQILKRHADMIERGSHEGLPESQDRRDVQEKYNTVIQVLEQNHEIEILQR, via the coding sequence ATGAATAATGTCAAGTTATCCAAGTTGTGGGATGCGCTTCATACTAGCTACTGGTTTCTGCCCGGAATCCTGGCACTCAGTGCCGTTATTTTGGCATTTACAATGTTAAGCCTTGACCGCACAATTGGTTTTGATGATTGGGATTGGATCTACACAGGTGGTCCCGATGGAGCTAGAGAAGTGCTATCTGCGATCGCAGGTTCAATGGTGAGTGTTGCGGCGACAGCCTTTTCCATTACAATTGTCGCCCTGCAACTGGCTTCTGCCAATTTCGGCCCCAGGTTGCTGCGTAACTTTATGCGCGACACAGGCAATCAAATAGTCCTGGGTACATTCATTGCCACATTTATTTATTCCTTGCTGGTGCTGCGTGCTATTTATGGCATGGGCTACAACCTGTTTATTCCCCATCTTTCAGTCACAGTCGGGATAGTGCTAGCAATTCTCAGCATTGCCGTCCTCATTTACTTCATTCATCACGCATCAACCATCATTCAAGCATCGCAAGTTATTAAGAGTGTGAGTGAAGATTTAGACAAAGCTATTGATCGACTATTTCCCGAAAAAATCGGTGTCAATCCCCCAACCAATCAACTACATCTAGGAGAAATTCCCCCCGATTTTGAGTTACAGGCTTACCCAATTAAAGCCAATAGTAATGGTTATTTACAAGCCATTAATGATGAAAAAATCATGGAAATTGCCTGTAAATATAATCTCCTGATCCATGTTAAATCTCGACCAGGAAAGTTTGTGATTAAGGGCAGTGAATTGGTCATGGTTTGGCCTGGTGAACGAGTCAATCGCAAACTTAACCATCGACTACAAAAAACATTTATTTTAGGAAGGGAACGTACTGAACACCAGGATGTGGAGTTTCCTCTGCAACAGTTAGTAGAAATTGCTCTGCGGGCTATTTCTCCGGGAATCAACGATCCTTTCACGGCTATTCGGTGTATTGACCGTTTGAGTGCCGGACTGTGCCATCTAGTACAAAGACAGTTTCCCTCACCTTACCGCTACGATGATCATAACCAATTGCGAGTGATTGCCAAACCAGTAACTTTTGAGGGGATAGTCGCTCAAGCTTTTAACCAAATTCGGCAGAATAGCAGAACTGATGTAGCCGTGACTATTCATTTACTCAAAGCGATCGCCTTAATTGCCAATTGTACCCACAATGGGCAATACCAGCAAATTCTCAAGCGTCATGCTGACATGATCGAGAGGGGTAGCCATGAAGGGTTGCCAGAATCACAAGACCGCCGGGACGTTCAGGAGAAATATAACACCGTGATTCAAGTCTTGGAGCAAAACCATGAAATAGAGATTTTGCAGCGATGA